From a single Clostridium isatidis genomic region:
- a CDS encoding SdpI family protein, producing MNLIILLIIVDIVPLGLLLLGGIYETKHSKFPNTKIGYKNKYSILNKKTWEYSNKLASKIYGAIGSFLLVLNTIGIFIFGEEAFSTILALTFILVVIARLIIENIIKKKFKLK from the coding sequence ATGAACTTAATAATTTTATTGATAATAGTAGATATAGTACCTTTGGGGTTATTGTTATTAGGAGGAATATATGAAACAAAACATTCAAAATTTCCTAATACCAAAATTGGATATAAAAATAAATATTCAATATTAAATAAAAAAACTTGGGAATACTCTAATAAGCTTGCTTCAAAAATATATGGAGCAATTGGGAGTTTTCTACTTGTATTAAATACAATAGGTATTTTTATATTTGGAGAAGAGGCTTTTTCTACAATATTAGCATTAACTTTTATTTTAGTTGTTATAGCAAGGCTTATAATAGAAAATATAATAAAAAAGAAGTTTAAATTGAAATGA